In Chloroflexota bacterium, a single window of DNA contains:
- a CDS encoding type II toxin-antitoxin system HicA family toxin, translating to MATYYVYTKVTQGGSWTVTVATHGKQIPRGTMRSLCCQAGWTVEQLIALVEQYK from the coding sequence ATGGCGACGTACTATGTGTACACGAAGGTGACCCAGGGCGGAAGCTGGACGGTCACCGTGGCGACGCATGGTAAGCAGATTCCACGCGGCACGATGCGGTCGCTGTGCTGTCAAGCCGGCTGGACCGTCGAGCAACTGATTGCCCTGGTGGAGCAGTACAAGTAG